The Bubalus bubalis isolate 160015118507 breed Murrah chromosome 1, NDDB_SH_1, whole genome shotgun sequence genome includes a region encoding these proteins:
- the LRRC3B gene encoding leucine-rich repeat-containing protein 3B, giving the protein MNLVDLWLTRSLSMCLLLQSFVLMILCFHSASMCPKGCLCSSSGGLNVTCSNANLKEIPRDLPPETVLLYLDSNQITSIPNEIFKDLHQLRVLNLSKNGIEFIDEHAFKGVAETLQTLDLSDNRIQSVHKNAFNNLKARARIANNPWHCDCTLQQVLRSMVSNHETAHNVICKTSVLDEHAGRPFLNAANDADLCNLPKKTTDYAMLVTMFGWFTMVISYVVYYVRQNQEDARRHLEYLKSLPSRQKKADEPDDISTVV; this is encoded by the coding sequence ATGAATCTGGTGGACCTGTGGCTAACTCGCTCCCTCTCCATGTGTCTCCTCCTCCAAAGTTTCGTTCTCATGATACTGTGCTTTCATTCCGCCAGTATGTGTCCCAAGGGCTGTCTCTGTTCTTCCTCTGGGGGTTTAAATGTCACCTGTAGCAATGCGAATCTCAAGGAAATACCTAGAGATCTTCCGCCTGAAACGGTCCTCTTGTACCTGGACTCCAATCAGATCACATCCATCCCCAATGAGATTTTTAAGGACCTCCATCAACTAAGAGTTCTCAACCTGTCCAAAAACGGCATCGAGTTTATCGACGAGCACGCCTTTAAGGGAGTCGCTGAGACTCTGCAGACTCTGGACTTGTCTGACAACCGGATTCAGAGCGTGCACAAAAACGCCTTCAATAACCTGAAGGCCAGAGCCAGAATTGCCAACAACCCCTGGCACTGTGACTGTACGCTCCAGCAAGTCCTGCGGAGCATGGTGTCCAATCACGAGACAGCCCACAATGTGATCTGCAAGACCTCCGTGCTGGATGAACACGCTGGGAGGCCGTTCCTCAACGCTGCCAATGACGCCGACCTTTGTAACCTCCCTAAAAAAACGACTGACTACGCCATGCTGGTCACCATGTTTGGCTGGTTCACCATGGTGATCTCTTACGTGGTGTATTACGTGAGGCAGAATCAGGAGGACGCGCGGAGACACCTCGAATACTTGAAGTCCCTGCCGAGCAGGCAAAAGAAGGCTGACGAACCCGACGACATTAGCACCGTGGTGTAG